From the genome of Streptomyces sp. NBC_01116, one region includes:
- a CDS encoding TetR/AcrR family transcriptional regulator: MARLKTHDDALRLKLINRAAATVFDRGTGALSLRKLAADVKTSTTAVYSLFGNKAGLLDSLYEEAVRLFIARLDTVDSSDDPSADVVRLGVAYREYALANPHLYGIVFADRGDYEPTPERRSEAGSTIQPLVDAVVRGQAAGQFKEGTAEVIALSCWGAAHGLVSLELSGNAPPGLDIGAAYEETLYAVVSGWRARGEESAARTP, encoded by the coding sequence ACGACGCTCTCCGCCTCAAGCTCATCAACCGCGCCGCCGCCACGGTCTTCGACCGCGGCACCGGCGCGCTGAGCCTGCGCAAGCTGGCCGCCGACGTGAAGACATCCACGACGGCGGTCTACTCGCTGTTCGGGAACAAGGCCGGACTGCTCGACAGCCTGTACGAGGAGGCGGTCCGGCTGTTCATCGCCCGCCTGGACACCGTCGACTCCTCCGACGACCCCTCGGCCGACGTGGTGCGGCTCGGTGTCGCCTACCGGGAGTACGCCCTCGCCAACCCGCATCTGTACGGGATCGTCTTCGCCGACCGCGGCGACTACGAACCGACGCCCGAGCGCCGCAGCGAGGCCGGCTCGACCATCCAGCCGCTGGTGGACGCGGTGGTGCGCGGACAGGCCGCCGGACAGTTCAAGGAGGGAACGGCCGAGGTCATCGCCCTGTCCTGCTGGGGCGCGGCCCACGGCCTGGTCTCCCTGGAACTGTCCGGCAACGCCCCGCCGGGACTCGACATCGGGGCCGCCTACGAGGAGACCCTGTACGCCGTGGTCAGCGGCTGGCGGGCCCGCGGCGAGGAGTCCGCGGCGCGGACCCCGTAG
- a CDS encoding SDR family NAD(P)-dependent oxidoreductase, producing the protein MTTSAAAAEAAGPPALRPHLSSFDPDAFVRPVGRFVWEPVPVPHPGTPTDRPLAGRRVLLVGESAGLVAAVAGELGERGALVVRSDPGTPLVAEGWDGIVDLNVTGRTYELGDTDWRPALARTTEAIRAAYGRWSEEARFGRHVYLAVTHLGGLSGHGPGHVPQPLGGIWAGLAKCLPRELPAAGVVVVDLDRADATAIAEAVEREFAAPAHFEVGYRDGVRHVLAGRPAPDCPPGPRPPGPEDTVLITGGARGVGFAAARSFAETFGCRVVVTGRGELPEEGETTFLDDAAFALWRRRRMARARTPGDLAELRREITRADEARTVLGNLRRAAEDGLRITYLRCDCTDAEQVESVFAALGDGPQYVVHNAGIDEPARFDRKSAAAVIRTVDVKVTGFARLVRAILARPERRAALRLLSNVGSLAGRMGGMVGQIDYAAGNEALARLGFWARDDLGLPVQTLCWPTWERLGVIANYSAAVRYVSTLDPAEGARRWAEEIASGHTAEAVFLGRIGAVLAPGQLRGFGMLTGHPDLPRLHALDHHLGEVEEYALFRSLRTRWTLEAGAHPCLTDLRIDGLPAVPVGVVLEHLVAAGDWVVPEGWPLLHLREVHRFTVRLAGLRISGGRMVLHREAVGVRRDGVWQVDVTVRDAAGEPVAAATLVYGPEPASLPAPPPVTAPEPAGPAGPDAGWLDWAGVVFREERPAPGDAGAFALRPVAPADLWTTSFPPAHTLSPAAIETIVREVDRSRVRDGAGTFTVERLVLSPGAQQTDLVRRGAVSGEWRGESAGREVLLAEGVALGH; encoded by the coding sequence ATGACGACGTCCGCCGCGGCCGCGGAGGCGGCCGGTCCGCCGGCGCTCCGACCGCACCTCTCCTCCTTCGACCCGGACGCGTTCGTCCGCCCGGTGGGCCGGTTCGTCTGGGAACCCGTCCCCGTCCCGCACCCCGGCACGCCCACCGACCGCCCGCTGGCGGGGCGGCGCGTCCTGCTGGTCGGCGAGTCGGCCGGGCTGGTCGCCGCCGTCGCCGGGGAGCTGGGGGAGCGGGGCGCGCTGGTCGTGCGCTCGGACCCCGGCACTCCGCTGGTCGCCGAGGGCTGGGACGGCATCGTCGACCTCAATGTGACGGGCCGGACCTACGAACTGGGCGACACCGACTGGCGGCCGGCGCTCGCGCGCACCACCGAGGCGATCCGGGCCGCCTACGGGCGCTGGAGCGAGGAGGCGCGCTTCGGCCGCCATGTGTATCTGGCCGTGACGCACCTCGGCGGTCTCTCCGGCCACGGACCGGGCCACGTGCCGCAGCCGCTGGGCGGCATCTGGGCCGGACTCGCCAAGTGCCTGCCGCGGGAACTCCCCGCGGCAGGCGTGGTGGTGGTCGACCTGGACCGGGCCGACGCGACGGCGATCGCGGAGGCGGTCGAGCGGGAGTTCGCGGCGCCCGCCCACTTCGAGGTCGGCTACCGCGACGGTGTACGCCATGTGCTCGCCGGGCGGCCGGCGCCCGACTGCCCGCCGGGGCCCCGGCCGCCCGGGCCGGAGGACACGGTGCTGATCACCGGCGGCGCGCGCGGGGTCGGGTTCGCCGCCGCCCGCTCGTTCGCCGAGACCTTCGGCTGCCGGGTGGTCGTCACCGGCCGCGGCGAGCTGCCGGAGGAGGGGGAGACCACCTTCCTGGACGACGCGGCGTTCGCGCTGTGGCGCCGCCGCCGGATGGCGCGGGCGCGCACCCCGGGCGATCTGGCGGAGCTGCGCCGGGAGATCACCCGGGCCGACGAGGCCCGTACGGTCCTCGGCAATCTGCGGCGGGCGGCCGAGGACGGCCTGCGCATCACGTATCTGCGCTGCGACTGCACGGACGCCGAGCAGGTGGAGAGCGTCTTCGCCGCGCTCGGCGACGGCCCGCAGTACGTCGTGCACAACGCGGGCATCGACGAGCCCGCCCGCTTCGACCGCAAGTCCGCCGCAGCCGTGATCCGTACGGTCGACGTCAAGGTGACGGGCTTCGCCCGGCTGGTCCGCGCGATCCTCGCCCGGCCGGAGCGGCGGGCCGCGCTGCGGCTGCTGAGCAACGTCGGATCGCTGGCCGGCCGGATGGGCGGGATGGTCGGCCAGATCGACTACGCGGCGGGCAACGAGGCGCTGGCCCGGCTCGGGTTCTGGGCCCGCGACGACCTCGGCCTGCCGGTGCAGACCCTCTGCTGGCCGACCTGGGAACGCCTCGGCGTCATCGCCAACTACTCCGCGGCCGTCCGGTACGTCTCCACGCTCGACCCGGCCGAGGGCGCCCGGCGCTGGGCGGAGGAGATCGCGTCCGGACACACCGCCGAGGCGGTCTTCCTGGGCCGGATCGGGGCCGTCCTGGCGCCGGGACAGCTGCGGGGGTTCGGCATGCTGACCGGCCACCCGGACCTGCCGCGGCTCCACGCGCTCGACCACCACCTCGGCGAGGTCGAGGAGTACGCCCTGTTCCGCTCCCTGCGCACGCGGTGGACGCTGGAGGCCGGCGCGCATCCCTGCCTGACCGATCTGCGGATCGACGGCCTGCCGGCCGTCCCCGTGGGCGTCGTCCTGGAGCACCTGGTGGCCGCGGGCGACTGGGTGGTGCCGGAGGGCTGGCCGCTGCTGCACCTGCGGGAGGTGCACCGGTTCACGGTGCGCCTGGCCGGGCTCCGGATCTCCGGCGGACGCATGGTCCTGCACCGGGAGGCCGTGGGCGTGCGGCGGGACGGCGTGTGGCAGGTGGACGTCACCGTGCGCGATGCGGCCGGTGAGCCGGTGGCGGCCGCCACCCTGGTGTACGGGCCCGAGCCCGCCTCGCTCCCCGCTCCGCCGCCCGTCACCGCTCCGGAGCCGGCGGGCCCGGCCGGGCCGGACGCCGGGTGGCTGGACTGGGCGGGGGTGGTGTTCCGGGAGGAGCGTCCGGCGCCCGGCGACGCGGGAGCGTTCGCCCTCCGCCCGGTGGCGCCGGCCGACCTGTGGACGACGTCCTTCCCGCCCGCGCACACCCTGTCGCCCGCCGCGATCGAGACGATCGTGCGGGAGGTGGACCGCTCCCGCGTTCGGGACGGCGCGGGCACGTTCACCGTCGAGCGGCTGGTGCTGAGCCCGGGGGCGCAGCAGACCGACCTGGTGCGCAGGGGCGCGGTGTCCGGTGAGTGGCGGGGAGAGAGTGCCGGGCGCGAGGTGCTCCTGGCGGAGGGCGTCGCCCTCGGGCACTGA
- a CDS encoding cytochrome P450 — MTDTSDAATTSPAGPEAGVCPVTGARAKPVGGPTKFPRSSPIVSTIAYAADPPGYSLRAQRDHGTVVRLPILPHNPTVQISAPEGIRRVLQGNADNYARGAYYEAFELFMGRGLLTLDDGDWRVHRKTVNSAFTPNAIAARGVHSDSAVAALLDRFAEHARTGEPFDLFQEAMRLTSRVMGIALVGKDLSQDGGEFAEAVTVALEAIFKNVGSLDKAIPSFLPTPYRRRVARARRTLERVVAEAARDVDLGVGGEVATLIRESDLPEDALWADLVTLFLAGVETTALTLTWTLYEVARHPEVRERMREETDRVLGDRPPAAAELDDLTYTAMAVDESLRMHPPVWQFTREAIEDDVLAGHSIPAGTPLLVSVYGAHYNPEQWKDPERFDPERFRPGAQADRDRSAYLPFGGGRRQCIGKRMGLALLQQTVAAVFGRYEVAVEREAVRGGAFITLFPKGGMRVQVRERTR, encoded by the coding sequence ATGACCGACACGTCCGACGCCGCCACCACCTCCCCCGCGGGCCCGGAAGCCGGCGTCTGCCCGGTGACCGGCGCCCGGGCGAAACCGGTCGGGGGACCGACGAAGTTCCCGCGCTCCTCCCCGATCGTCTCCACGATCGCGTACGCCGCGGACCCGCCCGGCTACTCGCTCCGCGCCCAGCGCGACCACGGCACCGTCGTGAGACTGCCGATCCTGCCGCACAACCCGACCGTCCAGATATCCGCGCCCGAGGGCATCCGCCGGGTGCTCCAGGGCAACGCCGACAACTACGCGCGCGGCGCCTACTACGAGGCGTTCGAACTGTTCATGGGCCGCGGGCTGCTGACCCTGGACGACGGGGACTGGCGCGTCCACCGCAAGACCGTCAACTCGGCGTTCACCCCGAACGCCATCGCCGCCCGGGGCGTGCACAGCGACTCGGCGGTCGCCGCGCTGCTCGACCGGTTCGCCGAACACGCCCGCACCGGAGAGCCGTTCGACCTCTTCCAGGAAGCGATGAGGCTGACCTCGCGGGTGATGGGGATCGCCCTGGTGGGCAAGGACCTCTCGCAGGACGGCGGCGAGTTCGCGGAGGCGGTCACGGTCGCCCTCGAAGCGATCTTCAAGAACGTCGGCTCGCTGGACAAGGCCATCCCGTCGTTCCTCCCGACCCCCTACCGCCGCCGCGTCGCGCGGGCCCGGCGGACCCTGGAACGGGTCGTCGCCGAGGCGGCCCGGGACGTGGACCTCGGCGTCGGCGGCGAGGTCGCCACGCTCATCCGCGAGTCGGACCTCCCGGAGGACGCCCTCTGGGCCGACCTGGTCACCCTCTTCCTGGCGGGAGTCGAGACGACGGCGCTGACGCTGACCTGGACGCTCTACGAGGTCGCCCGCCACCCCGAGGTGCGCGAGCGGATGCGGGAGGAGACCGACCGGGTGCTGGGCGACCGCCCGCCGGCCGCCGCCGAGCTGGACGACCTCACCTACACCGCGATGGCGGTCGACGAGAGCCTCCGGATGCACCCGCCGGTGTGGCAGTTCACCCGCGAGGCGATCGAGGACGACGTCCTGGCCGGCCACAGCATCCCCGCGGGCACCCCGCTGCTCGTCTCCGTGTACGGGGCGCACTACAACCCCGAGCAGTGGAAGGACCCCGAGCGGTTCGACCCCGAACGCTTCCGGCCGGGCGCCCAGGCCGATCGGGACCGTTCGGCCTACCTGCCGTTCGGCGGCGGCCGGCGCCAGTGCATCGGCAAGCGCATGGGACTCGCACTCCTCCAGCAGACGGTCGCGGCGGTCTTCGGCCGCTACGAGGTAGCGGTGGAGCGGGAAGCGGTCCGCGGCGGCGCGTTCATCACGCTGTTCCCCAAGGGCGGCATGCGCGTGCAGGTCCGGGAGCGCACCCGATGA
- a CDS encoding SDR family NAD(P)-dependent oxidoreductase — MSPSRQGATTLLGAEGARELIAFLAGSGPGRTEPGPATAVIERAPEPGGPARRLRLRRPAAVPEPAGPRRPAAVPEPAGPRRPAAVEEPAGPRPSAAVPEPAEPPPPAPVAEPAEPRLLDRHVLGLAPAPRRDPGPPPPLFPPSTALLTHGLAALGAYDLPVDTELLPLSQEDALEEAVRRAAPRHVRIVVDLTREDRLRGPSERLLRLHDALFRTAKACAGLPELPASFVLIVLGGIDADRVQHPCAGLFSGFAKSLALEWPGSSVVAVVHEATALEDAEADAAAESLAPQLLPVVAFAGGVRLLLRAVRDRGATAAAPRPLRTVVAAGGGRGIGATLLTALARRDRPRFHIIGSTPLGAGTPEEAPGRQEFIRAHSTGPDRLSVREANAAYDRLAAAAEVRATVRTLKEICGADRVTYHACDLRDPHAVREVVARIESAERDGVDLLLNVAGTNRAASVAKKSLADFRAVRDLKVRTHTNLRAAFGDRQPRRWCNFGSFVGFTGQNGETDYGAANDYLNTAAAAGAARGSGEFTIGWTLWRDVGLGATPIMRRFLAKSAQFTAMPTQEGVDHFLHEIDQAEPTPLTVLFGDAERATMERAAPGYLDFCRAPAPDPLAPAPDHLAQAPAPEAAPAPAVAAPAPGPARPALPGFFVDDIVDRGADRLTVVRTFTLERDAYLREHVVNGYPTLPGTFVPELAAQAAMHLVPGRVPAVLEDIRLDAFLRVYRPGRGETKKITARLVESGRHESVVDVEVTGDVLAPGGQLLVKDRRHFSARVRLRDEPVAAPRWEHWDDQGTEPVADPYHLPNPAVLLSGVFVSTGDTRAHPHGRRARYVPDRPGIERWFSGLVVPSVLLDGLARTSVLNRSDGDWIPLAVPRTIRRIDLYDGHTDASLAAAGTRVELYSLPARLDLESAEENRSVAVTAAGDVVLQIKDMTGAVLGHVNQTTGEYRGRPSPAEETTP, encoded by the coding sequence GTGAGCCCCTCGCGTCAGGGAGCCACCACCCTGCTGGGCGCCGAGGGCGCCCGGGAACTGATCGCCTTCCTCGCGGGTTCCGGGCCCGGCCGGACGGAGCCGGGCCCCGCCACCGCGGTGATCGAGCGGGCCCCGGAACCGGGCGGGCCCGCCCGCCGCCTCCGGCTGCGCCGCCCCGCCGCCGTGCCGGAGCCCGCCGGGCCCCGGCGCCCCGCCGCCGTGCCGGAGCCCGCCGGGCCCCGGCGCCCCGCCGCCGTGGAGGAGCCCGCCGGGCCCCGGCCCTCCGCCGCCGTGCCGGAGCCCGCCGAGCCTCCACCCCCCGCCCCCGTGGCGGAGCCCGCCGAGCCCCGGCTCCTGGACCGGCACGTCCTGGGGCTCGCCCCGGCGCCGCGCCGGGATCCCGGCCCGCCGCCACCGCTCTTCCCGCCGTCCACCGCCCTGCTGACGCACGGCCTGGCGGCGCTCGGGGCGTACGACCTGCCGGTGGACACGGAGCTGCTGCCGCTGTCGCAGGAGGACGCGCTGGAGGAGGCGGTCCGGCGCGCCGCCCCGCGCCATGTGCGGATCGTGGTCGACCTGACCCGGGAGGACAGGCTCCGGGGTCCCTCCGAGCGGCTGCTGCGGCTGCACGACGCCCTCTTCCGTACCGCGAAGGCCTGCGCCGGGCTCCCCGAACTGCCCGCGTCGTTCGTGCTGATCGTCCTCGGCGGCATCGACGCCGACCGGGTGCAGCACCCGTGCGCCGGGCTGTTCTCCGGGTTCGCCAAGAGCCTGGCGCTGGAGTGGCCCGGCTCCTCGGTGGTCGCCGTCGTCCACGAGGCCACCGCGCTGGAGGACGCCGAGGCCGACGCGGCGGCGGAGTCCCTGGCCCCGCAGCTCCTGCCCGTCGTCGCGTTCGCGGGCGGGGTCCGCCTCCTGCTCCGGGCCGTGCGGGACCGGGGGGCCACCGCGGCCGCCCCGCGACCGCTCCGCACCGTCGTCGCGGCCGGCGGCGGCCGGGGCATCGGGGCGACGCTCCTCACGGCGCTGGCCCGCCGGGACCGGCCCCGCTTCCACATCATCGGCTCCACCCCGCTCGGCGCCGGAACACCCGAGGAGGCCCCCGGACGCCAGGAGTTCATCCGGGCGCACAGCACCGGGCCGGACCGGCTCTCCGTACGGGAGGCCAACGCGGCCTACGACCGGCTGGCCGCCGCCGCCGAGGTGCGCGCCACCGTGCGCACGCTGAAGGAGATATGCGGTGCGGACCGGGTGACCTACCACGCCTGTGATCTCCGCGATCCGCACGCCGTACGGGAGGTCGTCGCGCGGATCGAGTCGGCGGAGCGGGACGGCGTCGACCTGCTGCTCAACGTCGCGGGCACCAACCGGGCCGCCTCGGTGGCCAAGAAGAGCCTCGCCGACTTCCGCGCCGTGCGGGACCTGAAGGTACGCACCCACACCAACCTCAGGGCCGCGTTCGGCGACCGGCAGCCCCGCCGCTGGTGCAACTTCGGTTCCTTCGTCGGCTTCACCGGACAGAACGGCGAGACCGACTACGGAGCGGCGAACGACTACCTCAACACCGCTGCCGCCGCCGGCGCGGCCCGGGGCTCGGGCGAGTTCACCATCGGCTGGACGCTGTGGCGCGACGTCGGCCTCGGGGCGACCCCGATCATGCGGAGGTTCCTGGCCAAGAGCGCGCAGTTCACCGCCATGCCCACGCAGGAGGGCGTCGACCACTTCCTCCACGAGATCGACCAGGCCGAACCGACCCCGCTCACCGTGCTGTTCGGCGACGCGGAACGGGCCACCATGGAACGGGCCGCACCCGGCTACCTGGACTTCTGCCGCGCCCCGGCCCCGGACCCGCTCGCCCCGGCCCCGGACCACCTCGCCCAGGCCCCGGCCCCCGAGGCCGCTCCCGCCCCGGCCGTGGCGGCGCCCGCCCCAGGCCCCGCGCGCCCGGCGCTCCCCGGCTTCTTCGTCGACGACATCGTCGACCGCGGCGCCGACCGGCTCACCGTGGTGCGCACCTTCACCCTGGAACGGGACGCCTATCTGCGCGAGCACGTCGTCAACGGATACCCGACCCTGCCCGGCACCTTCGTCCCCGAACTCGCCGCGCAGGCCGCCATGCACCTGGTGCCCGGCCGGGTCCCGGCCGTGCTGGAGGACATCCGGCTCGACGCGTTCCTGCGCGTCTACCGGCCCGGCCGCGGCGAGACCAAGAAGATCACCGCGCGCCTGGTGGAGAGCGGACGGCACGAGTCCGTCGTCGACGTCGAGGTGACGGGCGACGTGCTGGCCCCCGGCGGGCAACTGCTCGTCAAGGACCGCCGGCACTTCTCCGCCCGCGTACGGCTGCGGGACGAACCGGTCGCCGCGCCGCGCTGGGAGCACTGGGACGACCAGGGCACCGAACCGGTGGCCGACCCGTACCACCTGCCCAATCCCGCCGTCCTGCTGAGCGGCGTCTTCGTCTCCACCGGGGACACCCGGGCCCACCCGCACGGACGGCGCGCCCGCTACGTCCCGGACCGGCCGGGCATCGAGCGCTGGTTCTCCGGCCTCGTCGTGCCGTCCGTACTGCTCGACGGCCTGGCCAGGACCTCGGTCCTGAACCGGAGCGACGGCGACTGGATCCCGCTCGCCGTACCGCGGACCATCCGCCGCATCGACCTGTACGACGGCCACACCGACGCCTCACTGGCCGCCGCCGGCACCCGGGTCGAGCTCTACTCCCTGCCCGCGCGCCTGGATCTGGAGAGCGCCGAGGAGAACCGGTCGGTCGCGGTCACCGCGGCCGGGGACGTCGTCCTGCAGATCAAGGACATGACCGGAGCCGTGCTCGGCCATGTGAACCAGACCACCGGCGAGTACCGCGGACGCCCCAGCCCTGCCGAGGAGACCACACCATGA
- a CDS encoding SDR family oxidoreductase — MTHPVLRADAEFAGRVALVTGGAGSVGRVVVERLAERGATVLLNCFHSYDAAKQQVRALVDRGLDVRLIRGSVARRAQVERMFAEIAEEHGRLDILVNNAAAGSFVPFEEITEDLLDRTYATNVKGPLWCAQYARPLLAASGGRGGAIVNVSSLGAATTPANYLPTGVSKAALESLTRYLAAELAQDRIRVNAASCGLIDNPVGRLFPDFDDVRANTVAATPLARLGRPEDLAEVVLFLSSERSGWVTGQTVLADGGLTLLRSAMSPTPEPVPEPVLLPEPVEEPETVTGTEPVAEREPATRPAPEPVARSVQQAEREPAPLPSAAAPTRETPETPEAPPAPETRETPETPDDDDPIAVVGMGLAIPGASSPEEFWRLLTDGAELFVDAPGDRWDISRFHAEDRRAPDKTYQRRSGFITGFRPHEKLRAEGLADAGLDHTALWLRHSLHQALEGVGRADGDRFSFCVGYTPDGSQHLEESYVLGHALETLAEDGDDAVRGPVGDALRRRFGRGGEPGEARHPHRVGQVAMDGILPDGTRLHMVDTACSSSLYAMDLGVRDLLSGRSDVAVCGGSFALAPSGSILFAKLNGLSTGGAVRALDEGADGALFSDGAGLVVLKRLSRARADGDRVLGVISAIGLSADGRGKAIYAPAPAGQELAVERAFERSGLGPDDIDWIVAHATGTPAGDEAEFTSLAQRYSGDRVQQVTSNKSLVGHCGWAAGVVSVIHTLLALRHDTIPAQYRFTRLPDTLAERATGLTVPRQPVPWPVDGDRPRRAAVSGFGFGGTNAHVIISEDHRAVRTGHPAALPAPLDEDLVLVGWSSQLPGSPSSEEVAAWAAGETDEDFAPSFGPAYPVPPFQELRMPPPTARTTDRTQLAMIRCMQALDEPVRELCLTHHRTTGVVVGHTGATRNALLYKSRAYLDEIRHVVAGAGGPATEKFVTRLEERATGLIAAPTEDSFPGAMPNVIAARLSNYFDLRGLNITVEAGEASLLEAFDVAGSYLDFREIDVALVAGVNGTALPGWNDEEGRRPVEGAFLFVMVRRSLAEEAGLPVLAVVERSVAA; from the coding sequence ATGACGCATCCCGTCCTCCGCGCCGACGCGGAGTTCGCCGGACGCGTCGCCCTGGTCACCGGCGGCGCGGGCAGCGTCGGCCGGGTCGTCGTCGAACGGCTCGCGGAGCGCGGCGCGACCGTCCTGCTGAACTGCTTCCACTCCTACGACGCCGCCAAGCAGCAGGTGCGGGCGCTCGTCGACCGGGGGCTGGACGTACGGCTGATCCGCGGGTCGGTGGCCCGGCGGGCCCAGGTCGAGCGCATGTTCGCGGAGATCGCCGAGGAACACGGGCGGCTCGACATCCTGGTGAACAACGCCGCCGCCGGCTCCTTCGTGCCCTTCGAGGAGATCACGGAGGACCTGCTCGACCGGACGTACGCCACCAACGTCAAGGGCCCGCTGTGGTGCGCCCAGTACGCCCGGCCGCTGCTGGCGGCGTCCGGCGGGCGGGGCGGCGCCATCGTCAACGTCTCCTCCCTCGGGGCCGCGACGACGCCGGCCAACTACCTCCCGACCGGCGTCTCGAAGGCGGCGCTGGAGTCGCTGACGCGCTATCTGGCCGCTGAGCTGGCCCAGGACCGGATCCGGGTCAACGCGGCCTCGTGCGGTCTCATCGACAACCCGGTGGGCCGGCTGTTCCCGGACTTCGACGACGTACGGGCGAACACCGTGGCGGCGACCCCGCTGGCCCGGCTGGGCCGCCCGGAGGACCTGGCGGAGGTCGTCCTGTTCCTCAGCTCGGAACGCTCGGGCTGGGTGACGGGACAGACGGTCCTGGCGGACGGCGGTCTGACGCTGCTGCGGTCCGCGATGTCGCCGACGCCGGAGCCGGTGCCGGAGCCGGTGCTGCTGCCGGAGCCGGTGGAGGAGCCGGAGACGGTGACCGGGACGGAGCCGGTGGCGGAGCGCGAGCCCGCCACGCGGCCGGCACCGGAGCCCGTGGCGCGGTCGGTGCAGCAGGCCGAGCGGGAGCCGGCACCGCTCCCGTCGGCGGCAGCACCGACGCGGGAGACGCCGGAGACGCCGGAGGCTCCACCGGCTCCGGAGACTCGGGAGACGCCGGAGACTCCGGACGACGACGACCCCATCGCCGTGGTCGGCATGGGGCTGGCCATCCCGGGAGCCTCCTCGCCGGAGGAGTTCTGGCGGCTCCTCACCGACGGCGCGGAACTCTTCGTGGACGCTCCCGGCGACCGGTGGGACATCTCGCGCTTCCACGCCGAGGACCGCCGGGCGCCCGACAAGACCTACCAACGGCGCTCCGGCTTCATCACCGGCTTCCGCCCCCACGAGAAGCTGCGGGCGGAAGGGCTCGCCGACGCCGGACTCGACCACACCGCGCTCTGGCTGCGGCACAGCCTCCACCAGGCGCTCGAAGGCGTGGGCCGCGCGGACGGCGACCGCTTCTCCTTCTGCGTCGGCTACACCCCCGACGGCAGCCAGCACCTCGAAGAGTCCTACGTGCTCGGCCACGCCCTGGAGACCCTCGCCGAGGACGGCGACGACGCGGTGCGCGGCCCGGTCGGGGATGCCCTGCGCCGGAGGTTCGGCCGGGGCGGCGAGCCCGGCGAGGCCCGCCATCCGCACCGCGTCGGCCAGGTCGCGATGGACGGCATCCTGCCGGACGGCACCCGGCTGCACATGGTGGACACCGCCTGCTCCTCCTCGCTGTACGCGATGGACCTCGGGGTGCGCGACCTGCTGTCCGGCCGCAGCGACGTCGCGGTGTGCGGGGGCTCCTTCGCCCTCGCCCCCAGCGGCTCGATCCTGTTCGCCAAGCTGAACGGCCTGTCCACGGGCGGGGCCGTCCGCGCCCTGGACGAGGGCGCGGACGGAGCCCTGTTCTCCGACGGCGCCGGACTCGTCGTGCTCAAGCGGCTCTCGCGGGCCCGCGCGGACGGCGACCGGGTCCTGGGCGTCATCTCGGCGATCGGCCTCTCGGCCGACGGCCGGGGCAAGGCCATCTACGCTCCGGCCCCCGCGGGTCAGGAACTCGCCGTGGAGCGGGCGTTCGAGCGCAGCGGCCTCGGCCCGGACGACATCGACTGGATCGTCGCCCACGCCACCGGCACACCCGCGGGCGACGAGGCCGAGTTCACCAGCCTCGCCCAGCGCTACTCGGGCGACCGCGTCCAGCAGGTCACCTCCAACAAGTCCCTGGTCGGGCACTGCGGTTGGGCGGCCGGAGTGGTCTCGGTCATCCACACCCTGCTGGCGCTGCGCCACGACACGATCCCGGCGCAGTACCGGTTCACCCGGCTGCCCGACACCCTGGCCGAGCGCGCGACCGGTCTCACCGTGCCGCGTCAGCCGGTGCCCTGGCCCGTCGACGGCGACCGGCCGCGCCGCGCGGCGGTCTCCGGCTTCGGGTTCGGCGGCACCAACGCCCACGTGATCATCTCCGAGGACCACCGCGCGGTCCGGACCGGACATCCGGCGGCCCTGCCCGCTCCGCTCGACGAGGACCTCGTCCTGGTCGGCTGGTCCTCCCAGCTGCCCGGCAGCCCTTCGTCCGAGGAGGTCGCGGCCTGGGCGGCGGGGGAGACCGACGAGGACTTCGCGCCGTCGTTCGGCCCGGCCTACCCCGTACCGCCGTTCCAGGAACTGCGGATGCCGCCGCCCACCGCCCGTACCACCGACCGCACCCAACTCGCCATGATCCGCTGCATGCAGGCCCTGGACGAGCCGGTACGGGAGCTGTGCCTGACCCACCACCGGACCACCGGGGTCGTGGTCGGCCACACCGGGGCCACCCGCAACGCCCTGCTCTACAAGTCCCGGGCCTACCTCGACGAGATCCGCCACGTGGTGGCGGGAGCGGGCGGGCCCGCCACGGAGAAGTTCGTGACCCGGTTGGAGGAACGGGCCACCGGTCTCATCGCCGCGCCCACCGAGGACTCCTTCCCCGGCGCGATGCCCAACGTCATCGCGGCGCGGCTCTCCAACTACTTCGACCTGCGCGGTCTCAACATCACGGTCGAGGCCGGAGAGGCGTCCCTGCTGGAGGCGTTCGACGTGGCGGGTTCCTACCTGGACTTCCGGGAGATCGACGTCGCGCTGGTCGCGGGCGTCAACGGCACGGCCCTGCCCGGGTGGAACGACGAGGAGGGCCGCCGGCCCGTCGAAGGGGCCTTCCTGTTCGTCATGGTCCGGAGGTCGCTCGCCGAGGAGGCCGGCCTCCCCGTGCTGGCCGTAGTGGAAAGGAGCGTGGCGGCGTGA